The following are from one region of the Erwinia billingiae Eb661 genome:
- a CDS encoding VENN motif pre-toxin domain-containing protein — protein sequence MQLSRDTASAENALMDSFDAEKVQNSLTAQREMAALAQQVITQTFDYLKEQEKQEQKKKLENDSEFNKLTDVEKEKVLDKAAEDKYGIGSKMQIAAQAISGVFAGLAGGNVGGAVAAGAAPLLAQMVKQVSQDNEPLRILLHTLASGLIAKAQGGSVAGGAAGGLTAGLMGYNDALSKLLFGREPSELSADEKMLIANIITLAGAATGGAVDGSAGVGSGASAGRTEVENNYLSQKQQAQKEKEIAECQTTACKAGAQAKWTAIDLGQDGSFAAGMVAGVPAGLYDTIDSIVKTASNPQETYDALKSLFNSGDVLGNVSDAVKQSYIDRIDRMETEYQKAGASGSFNAGVEGGKLVTDIAGLLAGGAGVVKGGAILTEKVVAKTTGMVETALKSSVVNKLLEADRIGSGLKPESYS from the coding sequence TTGCAACTCAGTCGGGACACGGCGTCCGCAGAGAATGCGCTAATGGACAGCTTCGATGCGGAAAAAGTGCAGAACAGCCTCACCGCACAGCGCGAGATGGCCGCACTGGCACAGCAGGTCATTACGCAGACGTTCGATTATCTGAAGGAACAGGAGAAGCAAGAGCAGAAGAAAAAGCTTGAGAACGACAGTGAATTCAACAAGCTGACTGACGTTGAAAAAGAAAAAGTGCTGGATAAGGCAGCCGAAGATAAATATGGTATTGGCTCAAAAATGCAGATTGCCGCGCAGGCCATCAGCGGCGTGTTTGCCGGCCTTGCGGGCGGGAACGTAGGCGGGGCGGTCGCAGCCGGTGCGGCTCCGCTGCTGGCACAGATGGTGAAGCAGGTTTCGCAAGACAATGAGCCGTTGCGAATTCTGTTGCACACCCTGGCATCGGGGCTTATTGCCAAAGCTCAGGGCGGTAGCGTGGCTGGAGGCGCTGCGGGCGGGTTAACTGCAGGCTTAATGGGTTATAACGACGCGCTCAGTAAATTGTTGTTTGGCAGGGAGCCTTCTGAGCTGTCTGCTGATGAAAAAATGCTTATCGCCAATATTATTACGCTGGCAGGCGCAGCGACAGGCGGAGCAGTGGATGGCAGTGCAGGAGTTGGAAGCGGGGCATCTGCAGGCAGGACTGAGGTTGAGAATAACTATCTAAGCCAGAAACAGCAGGCTCAGAAAGAGAAAGAAATCGCTGAATGTCAGACCACAGCCTGTAAAGCTGGCGCACAGGCGAAATGGACCGCGATAGACCTGGGGCAGGACGGGAGCTTTGCGGCGGGTATGGTCGCCGGGGTTCCGGCAGGGCTGTATGACACGATTGACAGCATCGTTAAAACTGCCAGCAATCCACAGGAAACCTATGACGCCTTGAAATCGCTGTTTAACAGCGGTGATGTGCTGGGTAATGTTTCAGATGCGGTGAAGCAGTCCTATATCGACCGTATCGACCGTATGGAAACGGAATACCAGAAAGCCGGAGCCAGCGGCTCGTTTAATGCGGGTGTTGAGGGTGGTAAGCTTGTGACCGATATAGCCGGGCTGCTGGCTGGCGGTGCCGGAGTGGTGAAAGGTGGCGCGATACTGACGGAGAAGGTTGTTGCGAAAACCACTGGTATGGTGGAAACAGCATTGAAATCTTCGGTAGTTAATAAACTTCTTGAAGCAGACCGAATTGGCAGTGGGTTAAAACCAGAATCCTACTCATAG
- a CDS encoding DUF2247 family protein produces MNLYPIPFDFIDKSAHLSWCDVKWGYENNLITSDVPIKKAEKNVLTGGYTNPELELSFVIPGEVNQMAPFLKKLCSEFEQKDDLTTKKKWLFIVLSWLWSNRNSFEDPLAEVEIIYADFDYPSEMEGFIKYMPPSDGYDPSTHSQMENINHLMGKWKNYLEKGSAVFKN; encoded by the coding sequence ATGAATTTATATCCAATACCTTTTGATTTTATTGATAAAAGTGCTCATCTTTCATGGTGCGATGTAAAATGGGGTTATGAAAATAATCTCATTACCTCAGACGTGCCAATAAAGAAAGCAGAAAAGAATGTATTAACAGGAGGTTATACTAATCCTGAGCTTGAATTATCATTCGTAATACCTGGTGAAGTAAATCAGATGGCTCCCTTTTTAAAGAAACTATGTTCTGAATTTGAGCAGAAAGATGATCTGACGACCAAAAAAAAATGGCTATTTATTGTTCTAAGCTGGCTCTGGAGTAATCGTAATAGCTTTGAAGATCCATTAGCTGAAGTTGAAATAATTTATGCTGATTTTGATTATCCGTCTGAAATGGAGGGTTTTATTAAATATATGCCTCCTTCTGATGGATATGACCCGTCAACGCACTCTCAAATGGAAAATATTAATCATTTAATGGGTAAGTGGAAAAATTATTTAGAAAAAGGCTCTGCTGTCTTTAAGAATTAG